One window of the Trifolium pratense cultivar HEN17-A07 linkage group LG2, ARS_RC_1.1, whole genome shotgun sequence genome contains the following:
- the LOC123905733 gene encoding protein FAR1-RELATED SEQUENCE 3 isoform X1: MDVHVINVEEESDHQSADDRDTEPSDGEINNAESSGFYVEEGISDPYLGMEFDSEDAAKAFYYEYAKHAGFISKVGSRSSSKANGQDMYREFVCEREGLNKRFNDGCNAMIKIELKGQNKWVVTKFVKEHSHSLMSSSKSQKLHPRKHFSSVGRTMPETYQGIGLVPSGVMYVSMDGNHVSNQNTSAVLNIHASTAVDPSTPVKNATSVNYTARPPSQNRTLGKDAHILLEYFKKMQGENPGFFYAIQLDEDNHMSNVFWADARSRTAYSHFGDAIHLDTTCRVNQYSVPFAPFTGVNNHGQLVLFGCALLFDDSEASFLWLFKTFLSAMNERQPVSIITDQDIVIQEAVSQVFPQARHCINKWHVLREGQEKLAHVCLAHPNFQGELYNCINRTETIEEFESSWNSILDKYKLRRNDWLQLLYNARAQWAPAYFHDSFFAAISPNQGFGGSFFEGYINQQMTLPLFFRQYERALESWIEKEIEADFETICTTPVLKTPSPMEKQAANLYTRKIFLKFQDELVETFVYTANIIEGDDVNSTFKVAKFEDVNKAYTVSFNHAELRANCSCQMFEYSGILCRHILTVFTMTNVLTLPSHYILKRWTKNAKSSAGSDECTGELHGQESLTLRYSNLCREAIRYAEEGAVTVETYNVAVTGLKEGGKKVTAMKKSVAKATPPNSQASGTNNNKKTTTSSTLDSTPLLWPRQDEITGRFNLNDSGGPVQSVADLNLPRMTPVSLHRDGGPSGNMVVLPCLKAMTWVMENKNSSLGSKVAVINLKLQDNSRNPSTEFEVKFQLSRVTLEPMLKSMASISEQLSKPANKVAVINLNLQDVDTNFGESEVRFQVSKDTLGAMLRSMAYIREQLSHVGDAHSEPLLKKHKK, translated from the exons atggaTGTTCATGTGATAAATGTTGAAGAAGAAAGTGATCATCAATCTGCAGATGACAGAGATACAGAACCTAGTGACGGTGAAATTAATAATGCTGAAAGTTCTGGATTTTATGTTGAGGAAGGGATTTCTGACCCATATTTGGGTATGGAATTTGATTCGGAGGATGCTGCCAAGGCTTTCTACTACGAGTACGCTAAACACGCGGGTTTCATCTCTAAAGTTGGCTCACGTAGTAGCTCTAAAGCCAACGGGCAAGATATGTATAGGGAGTTTGTGTGTGAAAGGGAAGGTTTGAACAAAAGGTTTAATGACGGTTGCAATGCTATGATTAAGATTGAGCTAAAGGGTCAAAATAAATGGGTTGTAACCAAATTTGTGAAGGAGCATAGTCATTCATTGATGAGTTCCAGCAAGTCACAAAAGCTGCATCCACGTAAGCATTTTTCCAGTGTCGGAAGGACTATGCCTGAAACTTATCAAGGAATTGGACTTGTTCCAAGTGGTGTCATGTATGTCTCTATGGATGGGAATCACGTTTCTAATCAGAATACTTCAGCGGTTCTGAATATTCATGCTTCCACTGCCGTTGATCCAAGTACCCCTGTTAAAAATGCCACATCGGTGAATTATACTGCTAGGCCACCTTCTCAAAACAGGACATTAGGGAAGGATGCCCATATTTTACTGGAGTATTTTAAGAAAATGCAGGGTGAGAACCCTGGTTTCTTCTATGCTATACAACTGGATGAAGACAATCATATGTCTAATGTCTTTTGGGCAGATGCCCGTTCCAGGACAGCTTACAGTCATTTTGGTGATGCAATTCATCTGGACACCACGTGTAGAGTTAACCAGTACAGCGTCCCATTTGCTCCTTTTACTGGAGTAAACAATCATGGTCAGTTGGTTTTGTTTGGTTGTGCACTCCTTTTTGATGACTCTGAGGCTTCTTTTTTGTGGCTCTTTAAGACATTTCTCTCAGCAATGAATGAACGACAACCTGTCTCCATAATTACTGATCAAGACATAGTCATACAGGAAGCAGTTTCACAAGTTTTCCCACAAGCTCGGCACTGTATTAACAAGTGGCATGTCTTGAGAGAAGGCCAGGAAAAGTTGGCCCATGTATGTCTAGCGCATCCAAATTTTCAGGGTGAACTTTATAATTGTATTAACCGGACAGAAACCATTGAGGAGTTTGAGTCATCTTGGAATTCTATCcttgataaatacaaacttaGAAGAAATGATTGGCTTCAGTTGCTGTATAATGCCCGTGCTCAATGGGCTCCAGCTTACTTCCATGATTCATTTTTTGCTGCAATATCTCCTAATCAAGGATTTGGTGGTTCTTTTTTTGAAGGTTACATCAACCAACAGATGACATTGCCATTATTCTTTCGGCAGTATGAAAGAGCTTTAGAAAGCTGGATTGAAAAGGAAATAGAAGCAGACTTTGAGACAATTTGCACAACACCAGTTCTGAAGACTCCTTCACCAATGGAGAAACAGGCTGCTAACCTATatacaagaaaaatatttttgaagttTCAGGATGAACTAGTTGAAACTTTTGTTTATACTGCAAATATAATTGAAGGAGATGATGTAAACAGTACATTCAAGGTTGCAAAATTTGAGGATGTCAACAAGGCATATACTGTTTCATTCAACCATGCAGAATTGAGAGCTAACTGTAGTTGCCAAATGTTTGAGTATTCAGGCATTCTTTGCAGGCACATTTTAACTGTTTTCACTATGACAAATGTTCTTACATTACCGTCTCATTACATCTTAAAAAGGTGGACAAAAAATGCAAAAAGTAGTGCTGGATCAGATGAATGTACTGGTGAATTACATGGACAGGAGTCCCTGACATTGAGGTACAGTAATCTATGTCGGGAAGCCATCAGATATGCTGAGGAAGGGGCAGTAACTGTGGAAACTTATAATGTTGCAGTGACTGGTCTTAAAGAAGGTGGAAAGAAGGTTACTGCAATGAAGAAAAGTGTTGCCAAAGCTACACCTCCTAACAGTCAAGCCAGTGGGACTAATAATAACAAGAAAACTACCACCAGTTCAACTTTGGATTCAACCCCTCTTTTGTGGCCCCGACAAGATGAAATAACAGGGAGGTTTAATCTCAATGATTCTGGTGGTCCGGTTCAATCAGTCGCTGACCTAAATTTGCCACGAATGACCCCAGTGTCTCTTCATCGAGATGGCGGTCCATCTGGAAACATG GTGGTTCTTCCATGCCTAAAAGCAATGACATGGGTAATGGAGAACAAAAACTCAAGTCTGGGGAGTAAAGTAGCTGTTATCAATCTGAAG CTGCAAGATAATAGTAGGAATCCATCAACAGAATTTGAGGTTAAGTTTCAGCTTTCAAGAGTTACTTTGGAACCAATGCTTAAGTCTATGGCCAGCATTAGTGAACAACTCTCAAAACCAGCAAATAAGGTTGCTGTAATAAATCTCAAC
- the LOC123905735 gene encoding bifunctional aspartokinase/homoserine dehydrogenase 1-like, translating into MKTIPLILMGCGGVGSHLLQHIVSCRSLHSAQGLCLRVVGVGDSKSLVVVDDLLNKGLDDSFLLELCRLKNGGESLSNLGDFGQCQVFVHPESKGKILEIASQLGKKTGLVFVDCTASADTIVVLKQVVDLGCCVVMANKKPLTSTMEDFEKLLTYPRRIRHESTVGAGLPVIASLNRIISSGDPVHRIVGSLSGTLGYVMSEVEDGKPLSKVVKAAKSLGYTEPDPRDDLGGMDVARKALILARILGHRINMDSIQIESLYPKEMGPDVMNVEDFLDRGLLLLDKDIQERVEKAASNGNVLRYVCVVEGQRCEVGIQELPKNSALGRLRGSDNVLEIYTRCYSDQPLVIQGAGAGNDTTAAGVLADIVDIQDLFS; encoded by the exons ATGAAGACAATTCCTCTGATTCTAATGGGTTGTGGAGGAGTTGGTTCTCATCTTCTCCAACACATTGTTTCATGCCGTTCTCTTCACTCTGCACAG GGACTCTGTTTGAGAGTTGTGGGAGTTGGTGATAGTAAATCTCTGGTGGTTGTTGATGATTTGTTGAATAAAGGGTTGGATGATAGCTTCTTGTTAGAACTTTGTCGGCTCAAGAATGGCGGCGAATCTCTATCAAATCTTGGTGATTTTG GACAATGTCAAGTATTTGTGCATCCGGAATCGAAAGGAAAGATTTTAGAGATTGCATCTCAACTTGGTAAAAAGACAG GATTGGTCTTTGTTGATTGTACTGCTAGCGCAGACACTATTGTGGTGCTAAAACAAGTGGTTGATCTGGGTTGTTGTGTTGTTATGGCAAATAAAAAGCCTCTCACATCTACAATG GAGGATTTTGAAAAACTTCTGACATATCCACGTCGTATCCGACATGAGTCAACT GTAGGGGCTGGTCTTCCTGTGATAGCATCCCTGAACCGCATAATCTCTTCTGGTGATCCTGTTCATCGCATTGTTGGAAGTTTGAGTG GGACATTGGGGTATGTAATGAGTGAGGTTGAAGATGGAAAGCCACTGAGCAAAGTTGTAAAAGCTGCTAAAAGTCTAGGGTACACTGAACCAG ATCCGCGTGACGATCTTGGTGGAATGGATGTTGCTAGAAAG GCTTTGATTCTTGCTAGAATACTTGGACATCGGATTAATATGGATAGCATTCAG ATTGAGAGCTTGTATCCCAAAGAAATGGGGCCTGATGTAATGAATGTTGAAGACTTTTTGGACCGTGGACTCTTGTTGCTAGACAAAGATATTCAAGAGAGAGTTGAGAAGGCTGCTTCAAACGGAAATGTTCTGCGATATGTCTGTGTCGTTGAGGGTCAAAG GTGTGAAGTCGGTATTCAAGAGCTTCCAAAGAATTCTGCTTTAGGAAGATTAAGAGGAAGCGATAATGTG TTGGAAATATACACTCGATGCTATAGTGACCAACCTCTGGTTATTCAAGGTGCTGGAGCAGGAAATGACACGACTGCAGCTGGTGTCCTTGCTGATATTGTGGATATTCAGGATTTATTTTCTTGA
- the LOC123905734 gene encoding protein EDS1L-like, which produces MNMMITKMKQTQIKFNPNMVGGLVGDNIGLNEEVIKKTCSLSFKAHKSPNQPYIYETFRTSSDLTEYLVISFPGSWVETDWFVRKPFGETKIDLAQFPLLKSVGNDETALVNEAFLNRFDRLLKFSSIISEVNKAMAEGKQVVFAGHSSGAVLAILATFRALEENLNSNKTNQIQHKSPMCVTFGSPLIGNHIFSHASNRENWSRYFIHFVMRYDIVPRIFLAPFSSIEKLFSSVLQLLTPKNNKSEPSFTQDSIEDSVSCEFYSTVMRNVATVTSHVACNLMGSTNLLLETMTNFVELSPYRPFGTYIFCDGNGQLIVVRNSDAVLQLMFHIAQLRDLKQLSEVANKSILQHLAYEAELEESLGMQNVVYLNKLDILPLSAKDGPDIDIAAALDSLGLNVRARLCLRAAGELENQKERNEEKIKKEIQDKALASMSDLEEYKATCETNNGKGYYDAFKVQKEAKDFQANVKRLVLAGVWDEIIEMLKRYELPDEFEGKKEWIGHGTRFRRLVEPLDIANYHRHLKNEDTGPYMNKARPKRYRYTQRWLEHANRLPKEEITESTFWAEVEELCSWISNNKPFEDVKERILKLEQDIKKWTDKGVLTKDVFSKDPTFIKLWECLPHEHKSTSGISSLFTVKG; this is translated from the exons ATGAACATGATGATAacaaaaatgaaacaaacacaaatcaAATTTAATCCAAACATGGTTGGAGGTTTAGTTGGAGACAACATAGGATTGAATGAAGAGGTTATCAAGAAAACATGTAGTTTATCTTTCAAAGCTCACAAGTCACCAAATCAACCTTATATTTATGAAACTTTTAGGACATCCTCGGATTTAACAGAATATCTTGTTATAAGCTTTCCTGGATCATGGGTTGAAACTGATTGGTTTGTTAGAAAACCTTTTGGAGAAACTAAGATAGATCTTGCTCAGTTTCCTTTACTTAAAAGTGTTGGTAATGATGAAACTGCTTTGGTTAATGAAGCTTTCTTAAACAGATTCGATCGTTTGTTGAAATTTTCCTCAATTATATCCGAG GTAAACAAAGCTATGGCAGAAGGGAAGCAAGTAGTGTTTGCAGGGCACTCTTCAGGAGCTGTTTTGGCCATTCTTGCAACATTTAGGGCCTTGGAAGAGAATCTTAACTCTAACAAAACCAACCAAATTCAGCACAAGTCACCCATGTGTGTAACTTTTGGTTCTCCCTTGATTGGTAATCATATATTCTCTCATGCTTCAAACCGAGAAAATTGGTCTCGTTACTTCATACACTTTGTCATGAGATATGATATAGTGCCAAGGATTTTTCTTGCTCCTTTCTCTTCTATTGAAAAACTTTTTAGTTCTGTTCTTCAGCTTTTAACTCCCAAGAACAACAAATCTGAACCTTCCTTCACTCAAGATTCGATAGAAGACAGTGTGAGTTGTGAATTTTACTCTACTGTCATGAGGAATGTAGCGACTGTTACGAGCCATGTTGCTTGTAATCTAATGGGAAGCACAAATTTGTTGTTGGAGACTATGACAAATTTTGTTGAGTTAAGTCCTTATAGACCCTTTGGAACTTACATCTTTTGCGACGGTAATGGACAGTTGATTGTGGTAAGAAACTCAGACGCCGTTTTACAACTCATGTTCCACATTGCTCAGCTAAGAGATTTGAAACAACTTTCTGAAGTTGCCAACAAAAGCATACTGCAACATCTAGCCTATGAAGCTGAAttagaggagagcttgggaatGCAAAATGTGGTGTACTTAAACAAACTTGACATCCTTCCCTTATCTGCTAAAGATGGTCCTGATATCGACATTGCAGCTGCCTTGGATAGTCTTGGACTG AACGTAAGAGCACGGTTATGCCTTCGAGCAGCTGGTGAGTTAGAAAATCAAAAGGAAAGAAATgaggagaaaataaaaaaggaaattcAAGATAAGGCTTTGGCAAGCATGAGTGATTTGGAAGAATACAAAGCTACATGTGAGACAAACAATGGAAAAGGTTACTATGATGCCTTCAAAGTGCAAAAAGAGGCAAAGGATTTCCAAGCAAATGTGAAGAGGCTTGTGCTGGCAGGAGTATGGGATGAGATAATTGAAATGCTTAAGAGGTATGAACTACCAGATGAGTTTGAAGGGAAAAAAGAATGGATTGGACACGGAACCAGGTTCCGTCGTCTTGTTGAGCCTCTAGATATTGCCAATTATCACCGGCATTTGAAGAATGAGGACACGGGACCTTACATGAACAAGGCTAGGCCAAAGAGGTATAGGTATACTCAGAGATGGTTGGAGCATGCAAATAGGTTGCCAAAAGAAGAAATCACAGAATCGACTTTTTGGGCTGAGGTGGAGGAGCTTTGCAGCTGGATTAGTAATAATAAACCTTTTGAAGATGTCAAGGAAAGGATTCTCAAACTTGAGCAAGATATTAAAAAGTGGACTGATAAAGGGGTACTAACCAAGGATGTGTTCTCAAAGGATCCAACTTTCATAAAGTTATGGGAATGTCTACCTCATGAACACAAATCTACGTCCGGCATCTCCTCTCTCTTTACTGTTAAAGGATAG
- the LOC123905733 gene encoding protein FAR1-RELATED SEQUENCE 3 isoform X2, with product MDVHVINVEEESDHQSADDRDTEPSDGEINNAESSGFYVEEGISDPYLGMEFDSEDAAKAFYYEYAKHAGFISKVGSRSSSKANGQDMYREFVCEREGLNKRFNDGCNAMIKIELKGQNKWVVTKFVKEHSHSLMSSSKSQKLHPRKHFSSVGRTMPETYQGIGLVPSGVMYVSMDGNHVSNQNTSAVLNIHASTAVDPSTPVKNATSVNYTARPPSQNRTLGKDAHILLEYFKKMQGENPGFFYAIQLDEDNHMSNVFWADARSRTAYSHFGDAIHLDTTCRVNQYSVPFAPFTGVNNHGQLVLFGCALLFDDSEASFLWLFKTFLSAMNERQPVSIITDQDIVIQEAVSQVFPQARHCINKWHVLREGQEKLAHVCLAHPNFQGELYNCINRTETIEEFESSWNSILDKYKLRRNDWLQLLYNARAQWAPAYFHDSFFAAISPNQGFGGSFFEGYINQQMTLPLFFRQYERALESWIEKEIEADFETICTTPVLKTPSPMEKQAANLYTRKIFLKFQDELVETFVYTANIIEGDDVNSTFKVAKFEDVNKAYTVSFNHAELRANCSCQMFEYSGILCRHILTVFTMTNVLTLPSHYILKRWTKNAKSSAGSDECTGELHGQESLTLRYSNLCREAIRYAEEGAVTVETYNVAVTGLKEGGKKVTAMKKSVAKATPPNSQASGTNNNKKTTTSSTLDSTPLLWPRQDEITGRFNLNDSGGPVQSVADLNLPRMTPVSLHRDGGPSGNMVVLPCLKAMTWVMENKNSSLGSKVAVINLKPFSWKSTLLFPSHIIFDNQ from the exons atggaTGTTCATGTGATAAATGTTGAAGAAGAAAGTGATCATCAATCTGCAGATGACAGAGATACAGAACCTAGTGACGGTGAAATTAATAATGCTGAAAGTTCTGGATTTTATGTTGAGGAAGGGATTTCTGACCCATATTTGGGTATGGAATTTGATTCGGAGGATGCTGCCAAGGCTTTCTACTACGAGTACGCTAAACACGCGGGTTTCATCTCTAAAGTTGGCTCACGTAGTAGCTCTAAAGCCAACGGGCAAGATATGTATAGGGAGTTTGTGTGTGAAAGGGAAGGTTTGAACAAAAGGTTTAATGACGGTTGCAATGCTATGATTAAGATTGAGCTAAAGGGTCAAAATAAATGGGTTGTAACCAAATTTGTGAAGGAGCATAGTCATTCATTGATGAGTTCCAGCAAGTCACAAAAGCTGCATCCACGTAAGCATTTTTCCAGTGTCGGAAGGACTATGCCTGAAACTTATCAAGGAATTGGACTTGTTCCAAGTGGTGTCATGTATGTCTCTATGGATGGGAATCACGTTTCTAATCAGAATACTTCAGCGGTTCTGAATATTCATGCTTCCACTGCCGTTGATCCAAGTACCCCTGTTAAAAATGCCACATCGGTGAATTATACTGCTAGGCCACCTTCTCAAAACAGGACATTAGGGAAGGATGCCCATATTTTACTGGAGTATTTTAAGAAAATGCAGGGTGAGAACCCTGGTTTCTTCTATGCTATACAACTGGATGAAGACAATCATATGTCTAATGTCTTTTGGGCAGATGCCCGTTCCAGGACAGCTTACAGTCATTTTGGTGATGCAATTCATCTGGACACCACGTGTAGAGTTAACCAGTACAGCGTCCCATTTGCTCCTTTTACTGGAGTAAACAATCATGGTCAGTTGGTTTTGTTTGGTTGTGCACTCCTTTTTGATGACTCTGAGGCTTCTTTTTTGTGGCTCTTTAAGACATTTCTCTCAGCAATGAATGAACGACAACCTGTCTCCATAATTACTGATCAAGACATAGTCATACAGGAAGCAGTTTCACAAGTTTTCCCACAAGCTCGGCACTGTATTAACAAGTGGCATGTCTTGAGAGAAGGCCAGGAAAAGTTGGCCCATGTATGTCTAGCGCATCCAAATTTTCAGGGTGAACTTTATAATTGTATTAACCGGACAGAAACCATTGAGGAGTTTGAGTCATCTTGGAATTCTATCcttgataaatacaaacttaGAAGAAATGATTGGCTTCAGTTGCTGTATAATGCCCGTGCTCAATGGGCTCCAGCTTACTTCCATGATTCATTTTTTGCTGCAATATCTCCTAATCAAGGATTTGGTGGTTCTTTTTTTGAAGGTTACATCAACCAACAGATGACATTGCCATTATTCTTTCGGCAGTATGAAAGAGCTTTAGAAAGCTGGATTGAAAAGGAAATAGAAGCAGACTTTGAGACAATTTGCACAACACCAGTTCTGAAGACTCCTTCACCAATGGAGAAACAGGCTGCTAACCTATatacaagaaaaatatttttgaagttTCAGGATGAACTAGTTGAAACTTTTGTTTATACTGCAAATATAATTGAAGGAGATGATGTAAACAGTACATTCAAGGTTGCAAAATTTGAGGATGTCAACAAGGCATATACTGTTTCATTCAACCATGCAGAATTGAGAGCTAACTGTAGTTGCCAAATGTTTGAGTATTCAGGCATTCTTTGCAGGCACATTTTAACTGTTTTCACTATGACAAATGTTCTTACATTACCGTCTCATTACATCTTAAAAAGGTGGACAAAAAATGCAAAAAGTAGTGCTGGATCAGATGAATGTACTGGTGAATTACATGGACAGGAGTCCCTGACATTGAGGTACAGTAATCTATGTCGGGAAGCCATCAGATATGCTGAGGAAGGGGCAGTAACTGTGGAAACTTATAATGTTGCAGTGACTGGTCTTAAAGAAGGTGGAAAGAAGGTTACTGCAATGAAGAAAAGTGTTGCCAAAGCTACACCTCCTAACAGTCAAGCCAGTGGGACTAATAATAACAAGAAAACTACCACCAGTTCAACTTTGGATTCAACCCCTCTTTTGTGGCCCCGACAAGATGAAATAACAGGGAGGTTTAATCTCAATGATTCTGGTGGTCCGGTTCAATCAGTCGCTGACCTAAATTTGCCACGAATGACCCCAGTGTCTCTTCATCGAGATGGCGGTCCATCTGGAAACATG GTGGTTCTTCCATGCCTAAAAGCAATGACATGGGTAATGGAGAACAAAAACTCAAGTCTGGGGAGTAAAGTAGCTGTTATCAATCTGAAG CCTTTCAGTTGGAAAAGTACTTTGCTTTTTCCCTCTCATATCATATTTGATAACCAGTAA
- the LOC123904105 gene encoding UPF0481 protein At3g47200-like codes for MKEMELQLQQNSLIQRGNENRDLIIHMETMLQSVELPLVSRCCIYKVPQKIRKLNQEAYTPTIVSIGPFHYGDKRLESMEDLKLRYLKSFLERTQKGLGDFIEYIKKSEEIIRCCYSEAIQQTSDDFVKIILTDACFIIEYFLRSLEWPQEDPLLSKPWLRCDVKLDLILLENQLPWFVLEDLFNLTEPSCIDGEVSSFFDVAFHYFKVHFLQSILPNEANNNKFTIHYFHEHYQQYIMKPDQVSMQLHNLTDLLRVFYLPPDMLPKREKQIVKHLYSASQLVEAGVKLDVGQDYPSLLELKFAKGTLTIPRFEVCHWTETLIRNVIAFEQCHYPFQTYVTDYTVLLDFLIDTSQDVDKLVDKGIMINTLGDSNAVAKMINNLCLNVVQENINGSYISLCRKLNCFYEDPSHKYKAIFIHDYFSTPWKITSFVAAIVLLLLTLIQATCSVITLF; via the coding sequence ATGAAGGAAATGGAGTTACAATTACAACAGAATAGTTTAATTCAAAGAGGGAATGAAAATAGAGATTTGATAATTCACATGGAAACCATGTTACAAAGTGTAGAACTTCCCTTAGTCTCACGTTGTTGTATATACAAAGTACCTCAAAAAATCCGAAAACTTAATCAAGAAGCATACACTCCAACCATTGTTTCCATTGGCCCATTTCACTATGGTGACAAGAGGTTAGAATCAATGGAAGATCTGAAATTAAGGTACCTCAAGAGTTTCCTAGAAAGAACTCAAAAGGGTTTAGGTGATTTCAttgaatacataaaaaaatcaGAAGAAATCATTAGATGTTGTTACTCAGAAGCCATTCAACAAACTAGTGATGATTTTGTTAAGATTATTTTAACTGACGCTTGTTTTATAATCGAGTATTTTCTTCGGTCACTTGAGTGGCCGCAAGAAGATCCTTTATTATCAAAACCATGGTTGAGGTGTGATGTTAAGCTTGATCTGATATTACTTGAAAATCAGCTTCCTTGGTTTGTTCTTGAAGACTTGTTCAACTTAACTGAACCTAGTTGCATCGATGGCGAGGTTTCTTCGTTTTTTGATGTTgcttttcactattttaaggttcATTTCCTGCAGAGTATTTTGCCTAATGAAGCAAATAACAATAAGTTTACAATCCACTATTTTCATGAACACTATCAGCAATATATAATGAAACCTGATCAAGTTAGTATGCAATTACATAACCTCACTGATCTGTTACGAGTATTTTACTTGCCGCCTGATATGTTACCAAAGAGGGAAAAACAAATAGTGAAGCATTTATATAGTGCAAGCCAATTAGTAGAAGCAGGTGTAAAACTCGATGTTGGTCAAGATTACCCAAGTTTACTCGAGTTAAAGTTTGCAAAGGGCACACTTACGATACCAAGATTCGAAGTTTGTCACTGGACTGAGACACTGATAAGAAATGTGATTGCGTTCGAGCAATGTCATTATCCGTTTCAGACTTACGTGACTGATTACACGGTCCTCTTGGATTTCCTGATTGATACAAGTCAAGATGTTGATAAGCTTGTTGACAAGGGAATAATGATTAACACATTGGGTGATAGCAATGCAGTTGCTAAAATGATTAACAATCTTTGCCTTAATGTTGTTCAGGAAAATATCAATGGCAGTTATATTTCGCTGTGCAGAAAATTGAATTGCTTCTATGAGGATCCTTCTCATAAATATAAGGCAATTTTCATACATGACTACTTCAGCACTCCTTGGAAAATAACGTCTTTTGTAGCTGCAATTGTGTTACTTTTGCTTACTCTAATTCAAGCCACATGTTCTGTCATCACATTATTTTAG